Proteins found in one bacterium genomic segment:
- a CDS encoding carboxy terminal-processing peptidase, with protein MTMKRGVAVVGGAIMLGLMILAGWWYAMPACAASKPMDPDVQAAEVAKCFEKVMPQLHLSHQSLDEGIATNAMALYLAMLDYDRTFFLASDVEAFMHEAPLQVERLHQGDVSLAFRIFERFKERVRNRVEYADLLIGKGFDCTTEETFTWKRKDVPWPADEAAWDELWRKKVKNEYVARLVAKELAENEKTNAVTRADAAAAKSGTASTNGTALGRASDADAQLSPEVFFRKRYKQFLMVLEDSDAEFVLQRYFTSFAQAYDPHSEYMTPSSSDDFEIGMKLSLGGIGALLQSEDGAAKIEKIIPGGPAARDGRLKPGDKIISVAQDKGESVDILHWPLYKAVGIIRGKKGSKVTLTVIPASDITGARTSKITLVRDEVKLEDQEAKGETLAVLDDSGSTNQVGVIRLPVFYADMKNRINGGSEFKSSTRDVARIITDMKARNVDGIILDLRNNGGGSLAEAVEMTGLFFTSGPVVQVRESRGVQVLQDPDPDVLYRGPLVVLVNRRSASASEILAAALQDYGRAVIVGDSKTHGKGTVQSWQPLDERKSALGSIKVTTHSFYRVAGGSTQLKGVVPDIHIPSVLDVLDVGEEFLPHAIPWTVISMARYSPVTDLSTVLPQLRAASEARRAKDPRFAAQHEVIERVKAHQTISGISLNLKDRITLAREEKVLDKAQDEAMGENESDGDGTPAGTLEKDLVLKESTRILADIMRVWKAKEHNNENPVLENAWSWK; from the coding sequence ATGACGATGAAACGCGGTGTTGCAGTAGTGGGGGGCGCGATCATGCTCGGCCTGATGATCCTGGCGGGGTGGTGGTATGCGATGCCGGCGTGTGCGGCTTCGAAGCCCATGGATCCGGACGTCCAGGCGGCGGAAGTGGCGAAATGTTTTGAAAAGGTGATGCCGCAGCTGCATTTGTCGCATCAGTCCCTGGATGAGGGGATTGCCACCAATGCCATGGCACTTTATCTGGCGATGCTGGATTATGACCGCACCTTTTTCCTGGCCTCCGACGTCGAGGCGTTCATGCATGAAGCGCCGCTACAGGTTGAACGCCTGCACCAGGGTGATGTCTCGCTGGCGTTCAGGATTTTTGAGCGGTTCAAGGAGCGGGTCCGTAACCGGGTCGAATATGCCGACCTGCTAATCGGCAAGGGGTTTGATTGCACCACGGAAGAAACCTTCACCTGGAAGCGCAAGGATGTCCCCTGGCCGGCGGATGAAGCGGCATGGGATGAGCTCTGGCGCAAAAAGGTCAAGAATGAGTATGTGGCGCGGTTGGTGGCCAAAGAGCTGGCCGAGAACGAGAAGACCAATGCCGTGACCCGGGCGGACGCGGCGGCGGCAAAGAGCGGGACGGCGTCCACGAACGGGACGGCGCTGGGACGTGCATCCGATGCCGATGCCCAGTTGAGCCCTGAGGTGTTTTTCCGGAAACGCTATAAGCAGTTTCTCATGGTGCTGGAGGACAGTGATGCGGAGTTTGTGTTGCAGCGGTACTTCACGTCGTTCGCCCAGGCGTATGATCCGCATTCCGAGTACATGACGCCCAGCTCCAGTGATGACTTTGAAATCGGGATGAAATTGTCGCTGGGCGGGATTGGCGCCTTGCTGCAGAGTGAGGATGGGGCGGCCAAGATCGAGAAAATCATCCCCGGCGGCCCAGCGGCCCGGGATGGCCGCCTCAAGCCGGGTGATAAAATCATCAGTGTCGCCCAGGACAAGGGCGAGAGTGTGGATATTCTGCACTGGCCCCTGTACAAGGCGGTGGGGATCATCCGGGGCAAGAAGGGAAGTAAAGTGACCCTGACCGTTATTCCGGCCTCCGACATTACCGGGGCCCGGACGTCCAAGATTACCCTGGTCCGTGATGAGGTGAAGCTGGAAGATCAGGAGGCCAAGGGTGAGACGCTTGCCGTCCTGGACGACAGCGGGTCGACCAATCAGGTGGGGGTGATCCGGTTGCCGGTATTTTACGCAGACATGAAGAACCGGATTAACGGCGGCAGTGAATTCAAGAGTTCGACCCGGGATGTGGCGCGTATCATTACTGATATGAAAGCCCGGAACGTGGATGGCATCATATTGGATCTGCGGAATAACGGTGGGGGTTCGCTGGCCGAGGCTGTGGAGATGACGGGGTTGTTCTTTACCTCCGGGCCGGTGGTTCAGGTACGGGAAAGCCGGGGGGTGCAGGTGCTTCAGGACCCGGACCCGGATGTCCTCTACCGTGGACCGCTGGTGGTGCTGGTGAACCGGCGAAGCGCTTCGGCTTCCGAAATTCTGGCGGCCGCACTGCAGGATTATGGGCGGGCCGTTATTGTGGGCGATTCGAAGACCCACGGGAAGGGAACGGTTCAGTCGTGGCAACCGCTGGATGAACGCAAATCCGCGCTCGGCTCGATCAAGGTGACCACTCATTCCTTTTACCGGGTGGCGGGGGGATCCACCCAGTTGAAGGGGGTGGTGCCGGATATCCACATTCCGTCCGTGTTGGATGTGTTGGATGTGGGGGAGGAGTTCTTGCCTCATGCGATTCCCTGGACCGTGATCAGCATGGCGCGCTACAGTCCGGTGACGGATCTTTCGACAGTGCTTCCCCAGCTGAGAGCGGCTTCAGAGGCGCGTCGTGCGAAGGATCCGCGTTTTGCGGCGCAGCATGAAGTGATTGAGCGCGTCAAGGCGCATCAGACGATCTCAGGGATTTCATTGAACCTGAAGGACCGGATTACGCTGGCCCGTGAAGAGAAGGTGCTGGACAAGGCTCAGGATGAGGCCATGGGGGAGAATGAGTCCGATGGGGACGGAACGCCGGCCGGGACACTGGAGAAGGATCTGGTACTGAAGGAGTCCACCAGAATACTGGCGGATATCATGCGTGTGTGGAAAGCAAAGGAGCATAATAATGAAAATCCCGTTTTGGAAAATGCATGGAGCTGGAAATGA
- the dapF gene encoding diaminopimelate epimerase, whose amino-acid sequence MKIPFWKMHGAGNDFVLIDDRKLTAPVADRFWLSSIGQRRTGVGCEGVILIQPSTKADFTMRFFNPDGSEVDMCGNGARCVARLAYDLKVAPATMRFETGAGIIAAEMVGDQVRLGMTTPKEWRLNQMLELDGVKRPYGFVNSGVPHVVMPLEDLDREDVAKTGASVRYHKDFAPKGTNANFIHVTGPSSLRVRTYERGVEAETLACGTGMVASGLIAGRMGWVKPPVKITCAGGDVLEVNFVLTGDGAQGVTLLGPAVYVFTGELDAP is encoded by the coding sequence ATGAAAATCCCGTTTTGGAAAATGCATGGAGCTGGAAATGACTTTGTCCTCATCGATGACCGGAAGCTAACGGCCCCGGTCGCAGACCGGTTCTGGTTGTCATCGATCGGGCAGCGGCGGACCGGGGTGGGCTGTGAGGGCGTGATTTTGATTCAGCCCTCCACGAAAGCCGACTTCACGATGCGGTTTTTCAATCCCGATGGAAGTGAAGTGGATATGTGCGGCAATGGGGCGAGGTGCGTGGCCCGCCTGGCCTATGATCTCAAGGTGGCGCCGGCCACCATGAGATTCGAAACGGGCGCCGGGATTATCGCTGCCGAAATGGTGGGGGATCAGGTTCGCCTGGGGATGACCACGCCAAAGGAGTGGCGCCTGAATCAGATGCTTGAACTGGACGGGGTGAAACGTCCTTATGGCTTTGTGAATAGCGGGGTGCCCCATGTGGTCATGCCGCTGGAGGATTTGGACCGGGAAGATGTGGCCAAAACCGGAGCGTCCGTCCGGTATCACAAGGATTTTGCGCCCAAGGGGACTAATGCGAATTTTATCCACGTCACGGGCCCCTCTTCGTTGCGAGTCCGGACGTATGAGCGCGGGGTGGAGGCGGAAACCCTGGCCTGTGGGACCGGTATGGTTGCGTCTGGCTTGATTGCCGGGCGGATGGGATGGGTCAAGCCGCCCGTCAAGATCACCTGCGCGGGGGGGGATGTGCTGGAGGTGAATTTTGTCCTGACCGGGGATGGCGCCCAGGGTGTAACGTTGCTGGGGCCCGCCGTCTACGTGTTCACGGGAGAACTCGATGCGCCGTGA
- a CDS encoding UDPGP type 1 family protein, with amino-acid sequence MTYQDAKRVLEQYGQEHVLKFWECLTATQQASLLGQIEALDFKTIARIQALLKAGGESAVATGAVKPAPVVSLAPNQVAAPRAVGEAALKAGQVGVILVAGGQGTRLGYDGPKGTYRLAPITQASLFEIHARKILALEQHYKARIPFYIMTSEGNDADTRAFFESNRYFGLSAERVKFFIQGTLPAFLPDGRIILEAPDKLFAAPDGHGGIMAALERRGMLADMKARKLTTLYYFQVDNPLVDIADPVFVGLHLQRKADMSLKVCAKRDAGEGLGVTVIRDGRCSVVEYIELTEEQKNARQSDGELVLKFGSVAIHIFSLDFLVRETSAGLPLHQAFKKVAFCDEKGVTIKPEKPNACKFEKFIFDALPDAKESLILEFLRQDEFAPVKNAEGNDSPASSRAAMIEKFAGWFARCGVKVPRDAAGRVAVKLEVDPVYAHDAETLAARLPKGFEIKGDVLLK; translated from the coding sequence ATGACCTATCAAGACGCAAAGCGGGTGTTGGAACAGTACGGGCAGGAGCATGTGTTGAAGTTCTGGGAGTGCTTGACGGCAACGCAGCAGGCCTCCTTATTGGGACAGATTGAAGCCCTGGATTTTAAAACCATCGCCCGCATTCAGGCGCTATTGAAGGCAGGAGGAGAATCGGCCGTGGCGACAGGTGCCGTGAAGCCTGCTCCCGTGGTATCGCTCGCGCCCAATCAGGTGGCGGCGCCCCGTGCGGTGGGCGAGGCGGCCTTGAAAGCCGGTCAGGTGGGGGTGATTCTGGTGGCGGGCGGGCAGGGGACCCGGCTGGGATACGATGGCCCGAAAGGCACCTACCGTCTGGCGCCAATCACGCAGGCGTCGTTGTTTGAGATCCATGCCCGTAAAATTCTCGCCCTGGAGCAGCATTATAAGGCCCGGATCCCCTTTTACATCATGACGAGTGAGGGGAATGATGCGGATACCCGCGCCTTTTTTGAATCGAACCGGTATTTCGGGTTAAGCGCGGAGCGGGTGAAGTTCTTTATCCAGGGGACACTCCCGGCGTTCCTGCCGGACGGCCGGATCATCCTGGAAGCGCCTGATAAACTGTTTGCCGCACCGGATGGGCATGGCGGCATCATGGCGGCGTTGGAGCGGCGGGGCATGCTGGCCGATATGAAGGCCCGCAAGCTGACCACGCTCTACTATTTCCAGGTGGATAACCCGCTGGTGGATATTGCCGATCCGGTGTTTGTCGGCTTGCATCTTCAGCGCAAAGCGGACATGTCCCTTAAGGTCTGCGCCAAACGCGACGCCGGTGAAGGCCTTGGGGTCACCGTGATCCGCGATGGCCGCTGTTCGGTGGTTGAATATATCGAGCTGACCGAGGAACAGAAAAATGCGCGGCAGTCCGACGGCGAACTGGTGCTGAAATTCGGCAGTGTGGCCATCCATATTTTCTCGTTGGATTTCCTGGTGCGCGAGACATCAGCCGGGCTGCCCTTGCACCAGGCGTTCAAGAAAGTGGCCTTCTGTGACGAGAAGGGGGTGACCATCAAGCCGGAGAAGCCGAATGCCTGCAAGTTCGAAAAGTTCATTTTTGATGCGCTTCCCGATGCGAAGGAATCGCTCATTCTGGAGTTTTTGAGACAGGATGAGTTTGCCCCTGTGAAAAATGCGGAAGGGAATGATTCCCCTGCATCCTCCCGGGCGGCCATGATTGAAAAGTTTGCAGGCTGGTTTGCCCGGTGCGGGGTCAAGGTGCCGCGTGATGCGGCAGGGCGGGTGGCGGTGAAGCTGGAGGTGGATCCGGTTTATGCCCATGATGCGGAAACGCTGGCGGCGCGGTTGCCGAAGGGATTTGAGATCAAGGGCGATGTGCTTTTGAAGTAA
- a CDS encoding ABC transporter permease, with product MMPFSLFLALKYLKPKRTYFSVVTIISVLGVLLGVAVLIIVLSVMTGFDDMWREKILGFNAHLTVTAPGGVTEEEEVMNQLARLEGVAGVAPSTEGQVVVQHGRNIYTPFLRGIDPAREGAVSQIPASVKQGIFSVKGQDVVIGADLARRIGVGVGDKLLINSPASFVNKDEITLPEEFRVSGIFEIGMWEYDSGFMFCSTGKARTLFGFENGVGSIRLMAKDPYRIQEVARLIRAQLGGEYYITTWMEQNRQIFSALRVEKNMMFFLLIFITIVAAFGITNTLITVTVQKTREIGLLKAIGFPSGSIMRIFFWQGWIEGMVGTLSGVGTALLVLHYRNDLLRWLSDTFHLELFPKELYRLSEIPSRTAPLDVIVVAGSVVVICTLAGLIPAWRAARLDPVEALRHE from the coding sequence ATGATGCCCTTTTCCCTATTTCTTGCGCTGAAGTACCTCAAGCCGAAGCGGACCTATTTCTCGGTGGTCACGATCATTTCGGTGCTGGGCGTGTTGCTCGGTGTTGCCGTTCTGATCATCGTCCTGTCGGTCATGACCGGGTTTGATGACATGTGGCGCGAGAAAATCCTCGGGTTTAACGCCCATCTGACGGTGACGGCCCCCGGGGGGGTGACGGAAGAAGAAGAGGTGATGAATCAGCTGGCGCGGCTGGAGGGCGTGGCGGGGGTGGCCCCCTCTACTGAAGGTCAGGTGGTGGTCCAGCATGGCCGGAATATTTATACCCCCTTTTTGCGGGGGATTGACCCGGCGCGGGAGGGGGCGGTCAGTCAGATCCCTGCGAGTGTGAAGCAGGGGATCTTTAGTGTGAAGGGGCAGGACGTGGTGATCGGGGCAGACCTGGCCCGGCGCATCGGGGTGGGGGTGGGTGATAAATTGCTGATCAATTCCCCCGCCAGTTTCGTGAACAAGGATGAGATTACCCTGCCCGAAGAGTTCCGTGTGTCCGGCATTTTCGAGATCGGTATGTGGGAGTATGATTCCGGGTTCATGTTTTGTTCAACCGGAAAGGCCCGGACGCTGTTCGGGTTCGAGAACGGGGTTGGCTCCATCCGGTTGATGGCCAAAGATCCCTATCGGATCCAGGAGGTCGCGCGACTCATTCGTGCCCAGTTGGGCGGCGAGTATTATATCACGACCTGGATGGAGCAGAATCGCCAGATCTTCAGCGCGCTCAGGGTCGAGAAAAACATGATGTTCTTTCTGCTGATCTTCATCACCATTGTCGCCGCCTTCGGGATCACCAACACCCTGATCACCGTGACGGTGCAGAAAACCCGTGAGATCGGCCTGCTCAAGGCGATCGGGTTTCCCTCGGGCAGCATTATGCGGATCTTCTTCTGGCAGGGATGGATCGAGGGTATGGTGGGAACCCTGTCCGGGGTGGGCACCGCCTTACTGGTGCTGCATTACCGCAATGATTTGCTCCGGTGGCTGTCAGATACCTTTCATCTGGAATTGTTCCCCAAGGAGTTGTACCGGCTGAGCGAGATCCCGTCGCGGACGGCACCGCTGGATGTTATTGTGGTGGCCGGGTCGGTGGTGGTGATCTGTACATTGGCGGGCCTGATTCCGGCGTGGCGTGCCGCCCGGCTGGATCCCGTGGAGGCCTTACGGCATGAATGA
- a CDS encoding LemA family protein encodes MMLQPVLLILMTMMLLGGLLWVAQGFQLLRYARGQIQEAWLELREALLERREMIPYIVAAVPTRVASVLDVLGNACDLAANVEGVPECSQAEGRLSAAISRVFVQLDTGAPVDELEMLSSLRDRVKVQEMRIELLKGLYNRQVELFNALQRRGAGRVLASMGVVKFAELF; translated from the coding sequence ATGATGCTGCAACCTGTTTTGCTGATACTGATGACGATGATGCTTCTGGGAGGCCTGTTGTGGGTCGCCCAGGGCTTTCAGCTGTTGCGGTATGCCCGCGGTCAAATACAGGAGGCCTGGCTGGAATTACGGGAGGCCCTGCTGGAGCGGCGGGAGATGATCCCGTATATTGTCGCGGCAGTTCCGACCCGTGTTGCCTCGGTTCTGGATGTGCTGGGAAATGCCTGTGATCTGGCGGCGAATGTGGAAGGGGTCCCGGAGTGTTCGCAGGCGGAGGGCCGGCTATCAGCTGCGATCAGCCGGGTATTCGTCCAGCTTGATACCGGCGCTCCGGTCGATGAACTGGAGATGCTCTCGTCATTGCGTGACCGGGTCAAAGTCCAGGAGATGCGGATTGAGTTGCTGAAAGGGCTGTACAACCGGCAGGTTGAGTTGTTCAACGCGCTCCAGCGCCGGGGGGCTGGCCGGGTGTTGGCGTCAATGGGCGTGGTCAAGTTTGCGGAGTTGTTTTGA
- the lysS gene encoding lysine--tRNA ligase, translated as MAEHVDNEFVEQRKSNMGALAGKGISPFGGAFKRTGRLAEVRAGFEENRPVSLAGRITTWRDMGKSIFADLRDGSDRFQIYAQKNTLGDEAFEAFKLLDLGDHVGVEGTLFTTRTGEPTLKIAKWTMLSKALLPLPEKWHGLKDTDQRYRQRYLDLIANPGVRDVFNKRIQIVREIRNQLCARQFQEVETPMMQSQPGGATARPFTTHYEALDCRMYLRIAPELYLKRLLVGGFDKVFELNRNFRNEGLSRTHNPEFTMMEVYEAYSDMRGMKELVEELITEVARTVMGSLMVGSAESPIDLTRPWREVAYRDLVMERMGAEWFSLDRQAMRLKAEALALYVDPAWGTDEITQEVYSKLIEKTLQNPTFVTRLPVELVPLAKRCADDPSVVDVFELVIGGKEIAPGYSELNDPLEQRRRFEAQAGEDAQKVDEDFLAALEHGMPPAGGMGIGIDRLVMTLTGSEAIRDVILFPQLKPREDLKSEI; from the coding sequence ATGGCGGAACATGTTGATAATGAATTTGTGGAGCAGCGTAAGTCAAATATGGGAGCCTTGGCCGGCAAGGGGATTTCGCCCTTCGGGGGTGCGTTCAAACGGACCGGGCGGCTGGCTGAAGTCCGCGCGGGCTTCGAGGAGAACCGGCCGGTTTCATTGGCCGGCCGCATCACGACCTGGCGTGACATGGGGAAAAGCATTTTTGCCGATCTTCGTGACGGTTCCGATCGCTTTCAGATCTACGCCCAGAAAAACACCCTCGGCGACGAGGCCTTTGAGGCCTTCAAGCTACTTGACCTCGGTGATCATGTGGGGGTGGAAGGCACCCTGTTCACCACCCGGACCGGCGAGCCGACCCTGAAGATTGCGAAGTGGACCATGTTGTCCAAGGCCTTGCTGCCGTTGCCTGAAAAGTGGCATGGGTTGAAGGATACAGACCAGCGGTACCGTCAACGGTATCTGGATCTGATTGCGAATCCCGGGGTCCGTGACGTGTTCAACAAGCGGATTCAGATTGTCCGTGAAATCCGGAACCAGCTTTGTGCGCGTCAATTTCAGGAGGTGGAAACACCCATGATGCAGTCCCAGCCCGGCGGGGCCACGGCCCGGCCGTTCACCACTCACTATGAGGCCCTGGATTGCCGGATGTATCTGAGGATTGCCCCGGAATTGTATCTCAAGCGGTTGCTGGTGGGCGGCTTTGACAAGGTCTTTGAGCTGAATCGAAACTTCCGGAATGAAGGCCTGTCCCGGACCCACAATCCGGAGTTTACGATGATGGAGGTCTATGAGGCCTATTCCGATATGCGTGGCATGAAGGAACTGGTCGAGGAGCTCATTACAGAGGTTGCCCGGACGGTGATGGGCTCCCTGATGGTGGGGAGTGCCGAGTCGCCGATCGATCTTACACGGCCCTGGCGCGAGGTGGCGTACCGGGATCTGGTCATGGAGCGGATGGGTGCGGAGTGGTTCTCGCTGGACCGGCAGGCTATGCGGCTTAAGGCCGAAGCGCTTGCTTTGTATGTGGATCCGGCTTGGGGCACCGATGAGATCACCCAGGAAGTCTACTCCAAGTTGATCGAGAAAACGTTGCAGAACCCGACCTTTGTCACCCGCCTTCCGGTTGAGCTGGTGCCGCTGGCCAAACGGTGTGCGGATGATCCTTCGGTGGTGGATGTGTTTGAGCTGGTGATCGGGGGCAAGGAGATTGCGCCGGGGTACTCGGAGCTGAATGACCCGCTTGAACAGCGCCGGCGTTTCGAAGCGCAGGCCGGGGAAGATGCCCAGAAAGTGGATGAGGATTTCCTGGCGGCACTGGAGCATGGGATGCCTCCGGCCGGGGGAATGGGGATCGGGATTGACCGCCTGGTGATGACGCTCACCGGGAGTGAGGCGATTCGCGACGTGATCTTGTTCCCTCAGTTAAAACCGCGCGAAGATCTGAAATCTGAAATATGA
- a CDS encoding PaaI family thioesterase codes for MKHWEYTEGILPWTKTCFVCGEDNPHGLKGRSRVEGERVVLTHVTRQADLGYRHLVHGGISMTLLDEVMTWAAILAFKRACVAAELTVRLQQPIQAGQSIRVEGWIVRAKSRLVETEGRIVDDRQTVLATAVGKYIPMPAGGLHMCLKDFVESPEAIQLPFLQGKEEGTI; via the coding sequence ATGAAACACTGGGAGTATACGGAGGGCATCCTGCCCTGGACCAAAACGTGTTTCGTTTGCGGGGAGGATAACCCGCATGGCTTGAAGGGGCGCTCCCGCGTGGAGGGGGAGCGGGTGGTGCTGACCCATGTGACCCGTCAGGCGGATCTGGGATATCGCCACCTGGTGCATGGGGGCATCTCGATGACCCTGTTGGATGAAGTGATGACCTGGGCCGCCATTCTGGCCTTTAAGCGCGCGTGTGTGGCCGCCGAACTGACCGTGCGATTGCAGCAGCCGATTCAGGCGGGGCAGTCCATCCGCGTGGAGGGGTGGATCGTCAGGGCGAAGTCACGCCTGGTGGAGACCGAAGGCCGGATTGTGGATGACCGGCAAACGGTGCTGGCGACGGCCGTCGGGAAATATATTCCCATGCCGGCCGGGGGATTACATATGTGTCTGAAAGATTTTGTCGAAAGCCCTGAGGCCATTCAATTGCCTTTTTTGCAGGGGAAAGAGGAGGGAACAATATGA
- a CDS encoding DUF2092 domain-containing protein, whose translation MRNRSLVWMSMVAMVAVGAAAESNSPVPVVILPSVPVTNPAPVSLVATAAPAVVAGVPAIAPDPQVGKVLMGMAAYLQSAKSFKCTVALQVNTEMEGMKQEISAVYELAAEKPNRLALRYVKGMTGNTVVCNGKKLYIYALSLNRFEEREAPKQVEQLAEGVGPMAGNMLFVDNLLVNDIYAAIMEGVGSATYVGKERIEGMDCEHVRFVQDQFDWDLWVTSGPKPVVVQVVSDMAKSFSGMTGDMAPPKGMKMLVFNRFSGWVVDGILPADTFEFVPPPGARKAESLFEGGEEEAAELPMPPMMKEKNGPKAGEKTENRE comes from the coding sequence ATGAGAAATAGAAGTTTAGTTTGGATGTCTATGGTGGCGATGGTAGCGGTGGGTGCGGCGGCGGAATCCAATTCCCCTGTACCCGTCGTGATTCTTCCTTCCGTTCCCGTAACCAATCCGGCCCCAGTCAGTCTGGTGGCCACGGCGGCGCCGGCTGTGGTTGCGGGGGTTCCGGCCATTGCTCCGGATCCTCAGGTGGGGAAAGTGTTGATGGGGATGGCGGCCTATTTGCAGTCGGCCAAATCATTCAAATGCACGGTGGCATTGCAGGTGAATACGGAGATGGAGGGGATGAAGCAGGAAATCTCCGCAGTCTATGAGCTCGCTGCCGAAAAACCCAATCGTCTGGCCTTGCGCTATGTCAAGGGGATGACCGGTAATACCGTCGTGTGCAATGGGAAAAAGCTGTATATTTATGCGTTGAGTCTGAACCGTTTTGAGGAACGGGAGGCCCCGAAACAGGTCGAACAGTTGGCCGAAGGGGTCGGTCCGATGGCCGGCAATATGCTGTTTGTCGACAACCTGCTGGTGAATGATATCTATGCGGCCATCATGGAGGGAGTGGGCTCTGCCACCTATGTCGGGAAAGAGCGGATCGAGGGGATGGACTGTGAGCATGTCAGGTTCGTGCAGGACCAGTTTGACTGGGATTTGTGGGTAACTTCCGGACCCAAGCCGGTGGTGGTGCAGGTGGTGAGTGATATGGCGAAAAGTTTTTCCGGGATGACCGGGGACATGGCACCGCCGAAAGGCATGAAAATGCTGGTGTTCAACCGGTTCTCCGGCTGGGTGGTGGATGGGATCCTTCCCGCTGACACCTTTGAGTTTGTTCCGCCCCCCGGAGCGCGCAAGGCGGAGTCACTGTTTGAGGGGGGCGAGGAGGAGGCAGCCGAGTTGCCGATGCCGCCTATGATGAAGGAAAAAAATGGCCCCAAAGCGGGCGAGAAGACGGAAAACAGGGAGTGA
- a CDS encoding ABC transporter ATP-binding protein, whose amino-acid sequence MNDPSIVRAEAVTKTYLMGGRPLTVLRNVSVAVCPGETVAIIGPSGAGKSTLLHALGGLDQPTEGAIWFKGQELYRLTPRERTLIRARHIGFVFQSYHLLPELDVLENVLLPTMALWSRRRASAVHRQRAESLLGTVGLSDRLGHTPLELSGGEQQRVALARALMNEPELVLADEPTGNLDSVTGEAILKCLFSITKERRHTLILVTHNDDVAKRCDRVIRMKDGCVVDVKEAGVL is encoded by the coding sequence ATGAATGACCCGTCCATCGTCAGAGCAGAGGCGGTTACCAAGACCTACCTGATGGGGGGGCGCCCCTTGACCGTGTTGAGAAACGTCTCGGTGGCGGTCTGTCCCGGGGAAACGGTGGCCATCATCGGCCCGAGCGGCGCAGGCAAAAGTACCTTGCTACATGCCTTGGGTGGATTGGATCAGCCGACGGAGGGGGCGATCTGGTTTAAGGGTCAGGAGCTGTACCGGCTGACGCCGCGGGAGCGGACCCTGATCCGTGCGCGTCATATCGGGTTTGTGTTTCAGTCCTACCATTTGCTGCCGGAACTGGATGTGTTGGAGAATGTCCTGCTGCCCACCATGGCGCTCTGGAGCAGGCGGCGTGCGAGTGCGGTGCACCGGCAGCGGGCCGAGTCATTGCTGGGGACGGTGGGATTGTCCGATCGGCTGGGGCATACGCCGCTGGAATTGTCGGGGGGCGAGCAACAGCGGGTGGCGCTGGCCCGGGCGCTGATGAATGAGCCGGAACTGGTGCTGGCCGATGAACCCACCGGGAACTTGGACAGCGTCACCGGTGAGGCGATTTTAAAATGTTTGTTTTCAATCACGAAGGAGCGGCGGCATACTCTGATCCTGGTGACCCATAATGATGACGTTGCGAAGCGGTGTGACCGGGTGATTCGCATGAAAGACGGATGTGTGGTGGATGTGAAGGAGGCGGGAGTACTATGA